The Triticum urartu cultivar G1812 unplaced genomic scaffold, Tu2.1 TuUngrouped_contig_8885, whole genome shotgun sequence DNA window AGAAGTCCTTGTGAACGATTACGTCAATGGCCATTTCAAAATCATAATCGTCTTCTCCTCCTTCTCTGACAAAGAGTCATCGAAGAACATCTCCCTTAACCTCTTCATCTAAACTATGGAATATTCAACATTGAAATTTGATTGGAAAAACAATAAAACACAATGAAAAGGCCAAAAAAATGCACCTAGGCAATTCATCGAACACTTTACGAGCGGAGAAGGTGACAGACACAACCGGCGGCTTTGAGGTGACGGCGAGGTTGCGGGTGGATGATGGGTGCTGGGGGATGGCCTGCGGGCTCAGAGGAAGAGGAGTCGCCTCCAAGCCATGCTCGCCCGTCGCCGATCAAGCTCGTCTCAACCGAACTCTGATTTTTAGAATTTCCCAGCGTGGCTGCAATTTCGGCGCCGCCTAGCTCATCCACATGTGTTGTACACCATCTCGGTGGTCTGCCGGTTCTGATTTGGATGAAACAAAGCTTGGCAGTGTCATTTTCGTCCTCGAGAGCACGACGGCAAAGATATGGTCCGATTCTGGTAGCGGTGTCGTAGCGGAGCTAATCTAACTTGGCCCGGGAGGTCCGCGAGCGTGCTCGGTGGACGCTAGGGGGAAGAAATCAGCGTAGACAACAACGAGGTGGAGGGTGTCGAGCGATATGGAGGTGCCACACAAGAGGGTTTTTTCCTGAGAAGTTGTTTCAACCGCTCAAATTTGAAGTACCGACGACAAACCACCTAATTTTTTTTGAGGAGTTAAACCGGCCGAGGGTTCGGCTAGGTGCGGCTTAACTCATCAAAAGGGCATATTTTGAGGAGTTAGCACTTTTGAGGGTTCgtctggagatgctctaacaccGCATCACAAACTTATTCTCTACACGACAACTTACTGGCATCACATCTTTAGACCCAGGGATTTAACCAAAAGTAACCTAGAACCAGCCGACAGAAAACAACCATTTTACCATAACTATTCAATCAAATCCCGCAATTTCCGCTCTAATATGTCATTGCCTCATGGTAAGCGGATGACATAGATCAAGGTACACATAGCCATTGACAGTAATAGGACGAGGAACAATGTCTAGGAGCATGGAAACATCAAGTTGAGTAGATGGGTGCGATTAATTAAAAAAAATCTAGCCGAGCGTAATGTAAACTTGTGGCACAGTGTAGATTGAAGGGTGAAATACATCTTATGAATGCATATTTCGAGCTTTTCTTTGCCTTGCTCATGGCAAAAATAGAGCTTTATTCCGCAAAAAAGAGAGAGGCAAAAATAGAGCTTTTCATTGAAGAGGGAGGGCAAGGAAAAGTGCAGGCCCGGTTTTGCTTTGGGCCGGGAACGAGAAGACCTTGCCACTGCACTAATGCAATGATAGGGTACAATTTCTCTAATATTTACTTACTTTTTAAACTGTTTTCAGAGCAGTCGATATGTCCGAGTGGTTAAGGAGACAGACTCGAAATCTGTTGGGCTTTGCCTGCGCAGGTTCGAATCCTGCTGTCGACGGTTTTTTCCTTTGTTGAACATTTGTTGTCAACTGCCCCATTCGTTAGAGATTTGAGGAAATATTTTTACATGCTGCGATAATATTTTGTTGACGCAATCTTTGCATAATTGAAACTATGTTCATGAAATGAACAGTGTGTTGCCTCAGTTAATTTGCTCTGAAAACTGGTGTGAAATACAGGGCATCAGCTTCCTGAACTTTGACTACCACCATTGCCCCTCAACTATTTACTAAGTTGCGGTATCCCAAGTTTCTTGGCTTCTGAAATTGCCCGAAATGATTGACTTCTGGCGAAAGGCGGTATGCACGGAGTATCACAGTAACAGTTTTGTGTGACTTGTAGCAGACTTTGAACTGAAAGTTGTCCCCCAAACAGAAGCTCAGTACATGCATGTGTGGCTGTGTTGGTGCTAGTGTTTGATACAGTCGATCGTTACTTTCTTCTTTCACACGGTTCTTTTGGAGGTATGGACAGGCAAATTTGAGGCATACATAACACAACATCGCAAACTTAGAGCCCGTTGGGCAGTCATCCGGCTCCATAGAATACGGAAGCGCACGGAGCACCAGTTTGCCAACTCTGAAAAATTAAGCTGCGGAGCGGAGAGCTGCGGAGCAGGGCCTTATTCTCTACATGACGATTCACCGACCTGGCATTTTTAGCCCACCAAAAATAACACGTCGGGTAACCTGGAACGATACGATCATATCCCGTAATTGCCACTATAATATGCCATTGCCCAATGGTACATTAGCCAGACACGCCACCGCCTCGAAAACCCTAATTCGGTAGGTTCTTGTGAAGGTCTGGTCAGCTTGTGCTATTCAGTGTTTCTGTTATGCACCGCTGCACAATCATTCTTCTGCCTTGTCAAAGAAAAGGGCCGGGATTTTTCTACACGACATAAAAACAGATGAAGCTTGCCCGGCCCTTTGCTTCAGAGGCCCAGCCATCACCAGTTCGTGTTCCTCTACCATCCTTTCTGTTTATATAATCTGATGCCCCCTGAAACTCCTTTTCCTGAAAATGGCCGCATGCCGCATGCCTTCGCGGCTTGAGAGCATTGAGATGCCAGACAGTGAGCTTCTGATATCCGGTGGGTCACTGGAATTGTTGGCTCCAGAACCATCCGTGGCAATGGACTCTCAAGTAGCCAGTCGTGACACTATGCAGCATCCGAAAAAAGAAGAGAGTATATCTGAGCTTATTTCTTCAACTATCACACTTCAGTTCTGATCACAGCCATAACAAAACCGCGGTAAGAGCAGCAGCCAAGATGGGCATCAACTCAGGGTTGCTGAAGAAACACAAAGGCCAGGTCACGCACCTGTTTCTTAACTTATCAGAATTGCCCAACAATCTCCAGAAATAAAGAAAAAACATGGCCACATAAAACAATGGTTTGCCTTGCATTGTGAGGCTCTTACCCCGCCGAAGAACTGCTTGATTCCCTGCAGGGAACAAAGAAAAGTAGCCAAGAAGCAGTATAGATTCTAGAAAACAGTAAACTGACCTGAAAATAAGGAGCACAGGCACTTGCAAATAGAATTATCCGAAATGTATGCCTACAATTTGTCTCCTTGCGACCCCGTGGCTACGCTGTTAATACCGGTTCTTTCGCTGGGTAACCAGAAGAGAAAAAAAAGGAGCCATTGTAATGTTTCTTTTCAAATCAATAAAAAAGTCGTGCTGGCCATCGAATAAACTATCAGTGTGCAGTGCGAAAATTTTGCTTCATGCACATATCGGTTTTTGCAGAGTGGGTTGCCATAATGCAAACTGTTCTGGTTAGGAATGACTTTAAAAGAGTACACAATATCGGTATCCGTTTCATTTTGTTACCCATTAATTAGGAATAGCGATCTCAGCTTTATTATTCTTATGTCTCCAGTGGCAAAGAGCCCACAGCCTAATCTGTACAAGATTCCAATGGATAATGAACTCCAGAAGTTACTTGCTACCATCAGCCAAGGAAGAATGATTTACACACAGGAAAGCCTTGAAACCTGAAAGTAACTGCTACAACACTTCAGAGAAACGATCTACTTCAACCAAAAATCACTACTTCAAAAGCACCAAGATAGGGCCCTCCAGGGATGATGAAGGAGAAAGAAGCATACGTATATCACGCTAGCTACTGAGAATACACAGAAAACATGGTTGCAACTGCAAAAGCCTACACAATACCTTATCATTTGGTACTCTCCATTTATTCATGCCATGAGTCAGAAGAAAACCGATCAAATGAAAGAATTCCATCTCCAGATCTGATCAGCCTGAAAAGGGTTCAGAACCAGTAAGAATACAAATTAACATAGGTTGAAAAACAGATTGTTAAGATCTTCGGTACTCCCATATTAGAATGTTGTCGGTACATTTTTATGGATGATTAATTGTCTACTCACACTAAATAGTTAAAGATCCTTCTTTGTGCCTTCCAAGACTACATTTTGCAGTTAGGAAATTCATCTACTCAGAGTCAAACAATGCATGcaaaacaacaaacaacaagccAATGACAATCATACCCAGCCTTGAACACATCTTCTTATGTGTCCTGCCCGCTTCTCCTATGGATATAAATAGTCAAAGATCCTTCTTTGTGTTTTCCTAGGCTACATTTTGCAGTTCGGAAATTCATCTACTCAAGAGTCAAACGATGCAtgcaaaaaaacaacaacaacaataggcaataataataataatacccCTGCTCACTTCTCCTATGAATATGAATATATGATTGCCCCCCTACAAGAGTTGTGTTCCAGCAATGTTGTTACTTCCAGTTTGGCATGTTCGAATGTTTTTTGGAGAAAGGCATCTTGAACATTACGCGGTTCCACTGTCCAACTAGCACTGGGGCAACAGTGTGACTTTGGAAGAAGGTCTAGCTTTTGCACCGACGAGCAGACACAAGGATTAGCATTGGAATGAGAATCAAGGAGAGTTGTTTTGCTTGGGATGCTGACACAGCAGCCGAGCTCATCTGGTGCAGGAGCAGTTCCAAATTTTTAACTTGAGATACAACACTGCGAATCTAGTTACCATAGCTGGAAACGTCAGATCAACTAGATCCTAATTCTATCTACAGATATGAACAGCTGGAAGCTCCACACAGAGAGATGCGGCTTGATCGGCCGGCCTTCCTGGGTTTCTGAGCCGCCCATGAAAGCTCACAGCTAGATAGATCTTCCATCAATTCGATGTGTACTGCTATGGATCTGACACTGCTGGCTAACTATCTCTGAGGTCAACTTGATCGTGTGCAGCAGTGCTGTGCTGTGCTGTTAATTAACTCAGCTAGGACACACCTGGCATTTTTGACAGCTCCATTTGGAATCTGCCGACGCCACCCAAGGTCTGCTTCTCCTGGTCAACAGGTCACCACTCGTGTGGCATTAACTGTCAGTTACATGAATGGCCCTGTGATCTAGGCAAAGATGCTGTGCACGGAGAACCATGGATCCTGCAAAATGTCAATGAAATCAGCAGGAGAAACACAGTGATTACTTCTCCCTCTTTCATCTGTCAGAACACAGCTGGTGAGGAGCTGACCTGAGAATTAACAAATGTCAGAACACAGTGGACGGTGCGTGACAGTGTCAGAAGCTTCTGCGGATCTAGCAAAACGTAGCCATTACCAAGGTCACCACCACTATAAATGGCTAGCGTTGCTTCCCATTCTGCACAAACCCGCAAGCCAACAAAAACAGCTCTCTCTGGTCGGTATTTAGGTTCAGCGTTCTCATCCTACGATGAGATCACTGCTAGTTGTAGTTCTTCCCCTCCTGATTCTTGTGATTGCTGCCCATGTATCCCAAGCTGATGACAAGGGCTCTGCTGGTGGAAATGGGAAGGGCTCCCATGGGAGTGGTGATCATAAATCCAATGGTGTAGGGCCAGTGAAAAATCCACATTGCCCCAAGCCAGGACGTGGTCCGAATCCCCATGACAAGGATGGCCCGACCAACAAAGGTCGAGGACCACCAAACAAGGACTGCGACGATGCAGAGACAACACCGTCATCGCCTGATGGAGCTGGGCCTTCACCAGACCAAGGTAATGGTACGCCATCACCACCGTCGTCCCCATCTTATTCTCCACCCATGGCTCCAACCGACCAAACTAATACTCAGCCACCTCCATCTCCATTAGATTCTAGTCCTACTACACCACCGCCCTATCAACCTAGCACTCAATCTCCTCCACCGCCATCACCATCTAGCCCCTCACCACAAGCTCCAGCCACCTCACAAACACCTCTATCTACTCCCCCTGTTACACCTCCAACATACGAACCTAACAATCAACCGCCACCACCTTCACTGAATCCTCCATCCATTCCCCCATCACCTCCATCGAGCCCACCCACAGCACCTCCAGTGGAACCAACTAACGAGCAGCCTCCTCCATCATCACCATTATCAAGCCCTCCACCACAAGCTCCTGCTACACCTCCACCCTACCAACCTAGCGATCAATCCCCTCCACCGCCATCATCATCTAGCCCCCCACCACTATCTCCGGCAACCCCACAAACACCTCAATCAAGTCCCCCTGTTTCACCTCCAACCTATGTACCTAGcgatcaaccaccaccaccaccaccattgAATCCTCCATCCATTCCCCCACCGCCTCCATCTAGTCCCCTTGTTTCACCTCCAACCTATGAACCTAACGATCAACCACCACCGTCACCATTGAATCCTCCATATATTCCCCCATTGCCTCCATCTAGCCCACCCCCAACACCTTCAATGGCCCCGATTAATGAGCAGCCTCCACCATCACCGTCATTTAGCTCCCCACCAATAGCTCCCACTACACCTCCACCCTACCAACCTAGCAATCAATCctctccaccaccaccatcatcTAGCCCCCCACAACTAGCTCCAGCCACCCCACAAACACCTCCATCTAGTCCCCCTGTTACACCTCCAACCTACGAACCTAACGACCAACCGCCACCGCCTCAATTGAATCCTCCATCCAGCCCACCTGTAGCACCTCCAATGGGTCCAACTGATGAGCAGCCTCCTCCACCATCGCCATCATCTAGCCCCACACCAATAGCTCCTACCACACCTCCACCCTACCAACCTAGTGATCAATCTCCTCCACCGCCGTCATCATCTAGCCCACCTCCACCAACTCCAACCACCCCACAAATACCTCCATCTAGTCCTCCTATTACACCTCCAACATACGAACCTAATGACCAATCGCCACCACCTTCATTGAATCCTCCATCCATTCCTCCACCACCTCCTTGTAGCCCACCCGCAACACCTCCAATGGAACCGACTAATGAGCAGCCTCCTCCACCATCGTCGTCATTGAGCCCTCCACCAGTAGCTCCTGCTACGCCTCCACCCTACCAACCTAGCGATCAATCctctccaccaccaccatcatcTAGCCCTCCTGTTACACCTCCAACATACGAACCTAACGATCAACCTCCACCGCCACCTTTAAATCCTCCATCCATTCACCCACCGCCTCCATCTAGCCCACCTGAAACATCTCCAATGGCCCCAATTAGTGAGCAGCCTCCTCCAGCATCACCCACATTTAGCTCCCCACCACCAATAGCTCCTACAACACCTCCCCCTTACCAACCTATTGATCAGTCCCCCCCACCACAATCATCATCTAGCCCCCCACCACTAGCTCCACCCACCCCACAAACACCTCCATCTAGTCCCCTTGTTACACCTCCAACACAGGAACCTAACAATCAACCGCCACCGCCTCCATTTAATTTTCCGTCCATTTCCCCACCACCTCCATCTAGCCCACTTGCAACAACTCCAATGGCCCCAACTAATGAGCAGCCTCCTCCACCATCATCGTCATTTAGTCCCCCATCAATAGCTCCTACTACACCTCCACCATACCAACCTAGTGATCAATCCCCTCCACCGCCGTCATCATCTAGTCCTCCACCACTAGCTCCAGCCACCCCACAAACCCCTCCATCTAGTCCCCCT harbors:
- the LOC125532039 gene encoding extensin-like, giving the protein MRSLLVVVLPLLILVIAAHVSQADDKGSAGGNGKGSHGSGDHKSNGVGPVKNPHCPKPGRGPNPHDKDGPTNKGRGPPNKDCDDAETTPSSPDGAGPSPDQGNGTPSPPSSPSYSPPMAPTDQTNTQPPPSPLDSSPTTPPPYQPSTQSPPPPSPSSPSPQAPATSQTPLSTPPVTPPTYEPNNQPPPPSLNPPSIPPSPPSSPPTAPPVEPTNEQPPPSSPLSSPPPQAPATPPPYQPSDQSPPPPSSSSPPPLSPATPQTPQSSPPVSPPTYVPSDQPPPPPPLNPPSIPPPPPSSPLVSPPTYEPNDQPPPSPLNPPYIPPLPPSSPPPTPSMAPINEQPPPSPSFSSPPIAPTTPPPYQPSNQSSPPPPSSSPPQLAPATPQTPPSSPPVTPPTYEPNDQPPPPQLNPPSSPPVAPPMGPTDEQPPPPSPSSSPTPIAPTTPPPYQPSDQSPPPPSSSSPPPPTPTTPQIPPSSPPITPPTYEPNDQSPPPSLNPPSIPPPPPCSPPATPPMEPTNEQPPPPSSSLSPPPVAPATPPPYQPSDQSSPPPPSSSPPVTPPTYEPNDQPPPPPLNPPSIHPPPPSSPPETSPMAPISEQPPPASPTFSSPPPIAPTTPPPYQPIDQSPPPQSSSSPPPLAPPTPQTPPSSPLVTPPTQEPNNQPPPPPFNFPSISPPPPSSPLATTPMAPTNEQPPPPSSSFSPPSIAPTTPPPYQPSDQSPPPPSSSSPPPLAPATPQTPPSSPPATSPTYEPTDQPPPLHCHKPGRGPNPHGGDGHSNNGRGPPEKDCSEAETSPPSPEPSPNQGNGSPSPPPPQSYYPPMAPPPLDSSPPTPPPPYQPSDQSPPPPSSSSP